The Phyllopteryx taeniolatus isolate TA_2022b chromosome 4, UOR_Ptae_1.2, whole genome shotgun sequence genome includes the window tgcccgggtttttgcttcagcgaccaccagagctgcattccgcttggccagccggtacccatcagctgcctcaggagtcccacaggccaaaaaggcccgataggactccttcttcagcttgacggcatccctcaccgttggtgtccaccaacgggttcagggattgccgccacgacaggcaccgaccaccttacggccacagctccggtcggccgcctcagcaatggaggcgcggaacatggtccactcggactcgatgtcccccgcctcccccggaacattagcaaagttctgtcggaggtgggagttgaaactccttctgccccggactattgcaatattagtcattcgaactgctctaagtggtagaggactctgcatctttttgcacaattgtaaaaaaataaataaaaatgtaccggcattaccagataacaagcaaccctttattgctcagtgactgtttttgtcaaagtctttatgtctcaaaagtgttctctgtcaattgactgtctgttgtcgtactagaacggctccaattaccggggacaaattccttgtgtgttttttggacatacttggcaaataaagatgattctgattctgattcatgcAGAAATTCAATAACACTCcgaaaaattcattttttataCAATTTATTATGCTATTGTATACgataaacatatttttcagCTGGGTTTACAATGAGTATATAAACCTTACAAAAGTGAACTATTACTACAATTCACATCTAAACACCAAGACTTAGAAAATAATAGAATTTCATTTCTTGAGAGCTATATTAACTGACTTACAGATACAAATGTTCAGAGTAGTCGACTAATGTGATAAAATCAATATAATTCCATACATCTCTTTCACTTCCAAAGTGGGAGTGCCACAACAGTTATCCAGACGCAAAGTGTTGAGCTCAGGGTGTGCCCTCCAGTGGACGTGGTGTATGTCGTCACATTAGCTGCAGTCACAGGTGCAACTGTAGTGGACTGTCTCACCTGGCCCACGCAAATTCCTACATTTCCCACCTTGTCCACAACAGACAACTCCACTTTGTCTGCACAGCAGGAGGCCTGGTAGGAGGCAACGGTGATGTTCTCGCCCCCTGACCCGACCACTGTGGTCGTGTTGAGGGTGCCATTCCCTTCACGGATGGTGACTCTTTCAATCCCTGTCCCATTCACACCGTCGGTAACATTGGCCACAAACTGCCACTGGGAGGAGTAACAGAGCGATGAAGATGAGCAGTTGGTGGATGTACTGACCTCCTGGCACACTGGTCCGTTAACATCAGTCACCTGGAGGCAGACAGTTGAGTAGTTAGAGTATTGTGTAAATCGGTTATAACACTGGGAGAAAAAATTTACAGGACGGCCTTGGGCCTTAAAGTTTTCATTATAATTCTGCAACTTGTTTGACTGATCAAGATTTGGTCGAACTCCGTGGACCATATTAATGTGTATCATGGTCTTAACCCACCTTTAGTGCTTTTCTCTTACCTCAGCAGCAACTGAAAACCTAAGGACAACATAGTTGATATCAGTCGTAGCTGCATCATCCGCCTCAATCGTAAGCGTGACGTCCGTTCCCGATGCCGCAGTGTCAGGAGCGGTTAGAGTCACGGTGCCGTTGGCTCTTCCTCCGCCGTCTGTTTCTATGGTGACAGAACTGGGCGATGTGGAGTCAAAGCTGCGGTCATTGGTAGCACGCACCCTAAATGTCCCAGTTGCAGTCTCGTTAATGACTCCACTGGTTGTTGTGGTGACAGTGAATGGGATGACTACAGTGGAGCCTGGTTCAATGTTGGTGCTGTTGGCTTGAGCCTAGAAAACGGGAACAGctatttttaatgtgtgtgtgctcagtTAAATTAAATCTGCCACAATTTATCTGATAGTTTGGCCTTTTGGTCGAGTGTGAATGCTGTCATTCACACCCTGGTATGTAGCAAAGAAGTTGATAAGGACCACTTGAAGAGGCGGTTTCAATTCATTTACTCTGGTACAGTTTGGATCAGTTCAGCTCCATGAATACTGAATAGACTAAAGGTGTCGCTGGTGTTCTAATGATTGGAGAACTGAGGATCTTAAAACCattaaaattatacatttgGCAATGTTATTGTAATGCCGTATTTTtgcgacatacagtatatctgtctATGGGTGCAATGTTAAAGAATCCAGGGACCactagtgttgtttcgttcagaagaacaaatctttttagtaaacaaactgaactgaatcagtttatgaaatgattcattcttTTAGCTTGGCTGCCGCCCGGCGCCGTGAGGCGAGCGAGTCGGTTGGGAgtggaaacggaactgctgaagcgttcgGTCagtcacttctgaatcttcggcgaatgaccaatgagcagccagcgtgcaggcgggggcgggacttcattacacgtactgccatgtgatttgcaattgaccaatgagcagccagcgtcaagCAGCACCGTGCAGGCGGAGGAGGGACTTAAGCGAaccgagtgattcgttcagtgaactggtgtactgaagaactgacgagtgattcgttcgttgaacttcttcttttgtgatctgctaaggagcgatgtacttgTGTGATGAGGggattcgtttgcgcaaggaacgccGTACtatgcagtgaacgtactctTGAGTGATTTTTACCGCAAGTCCTGACATCgtcgcggggatagctttcacgaGCAGCAGTTTCTTCAAGCATACGGCTAATgctgagtcagtcaagcacatgaaaacaagcacatatttaaaataaatgtaaattaataataaatgtatatacgtacacatacataaaaTTCGCTCTGTCTCTAATGAGATTATTAAATCGTTTCATTtcaggataataataataatgcagccctatggggggcacaagtcagtgcaaactgtaggccggtcccaagcccggataaatgcagagggttgcgtcaggaagggcatccggcttaaaaccttgccaaacaaatatgagcgttcatccaaagaattccataccggatcggtcgtggcccgggttaacaacgtccgccaccggcgccgtcaacctgcagggcgctgttggaaattcagctactgtgggtcgaagtcgaagtcaaagaagaagaagaagaagaagaggtggaaagcgggttcttcggcagaaagagaagaggaaaacacagagcctagaactgaatgtggggactttgaatgttgggactatgacaggaaaatatcgggagttggttgacatgatgattaggagaaaggttgatatattgtgtgtccaggagaccaggtggaaaggcagtaaggctagaagtttagggggagggtttaaattattttaccatggtgtagatgggaagagaaatggagtcggggttattttaaaagaagagttggctaagaatgtcttggaggtgaaaagagtatcagatcgagtgatgaggctgaaatttgaaattgagggtgttatgtgtaatgtgcttagtggctatgccccacaggtaggatgtgacctagaggtgaaagagaaattctggaaggagctagatgatgtagttctgagcatcccagacagagagagagtcgtaattggtgcagattgtaatggacatgttggtgaaggtaataagggtgatgaagaagtgatgggtaagtacggtatccaggaaaggaacttggagggacagatggtggtagactttgcaacaaggatgcaaatggctgtagtgaacacttttttccagaagaggcacgaacatagggtgacctacaagagcggaggtagaagcacacaggtggattacatcttgtgcagacgatgtaatctgaaggaggttaccaactgtaaggtagtggtaggggagagtgtggctagacagcataggatggtggtgtgtaagatgactctggtggtgggggggaaaattaggaagacaaaggcagagaagagaaccatgtggtggaagctgagacaggacgagtgttgtgcagcttttcgggaagaggtgatacaggctctcggtggacgggaagagcttccagaagactggaccactgcagccaaggtgatcagagaagcaggcaggagagtacttggtgtatcttctggcaggaaaggagagaaggagacttggtggtggaacctcacagtacaggaaatcatacaaggaaaacggttagctaagaagaagtgggacactgagaggaccgaggagaggcgaaaggaatacattgagatgcgacacagggcaaaggtagaggtggcaaaggcaaaacaagaggcatatgatgacatgtatggcaggttggacactaaagaaggagaaaaggatctatacaggctggccagacagagggatagagatgggaaggatgtgcagcaggttagggtgattaaggatagagatggaaatatgttgactggtgccagcagtgtgctaggtagatggaaagaatacttcgaggagttgatgaatgaggaaaatgatagagaagggagagtagaagaggcaagtgtggtggaccaggaagtggcaatgattagtaagggggaggttagaaaggcattaaagagaatgaaaaatggaaaggcagttggtcctgatgacattcctgtggaggtatggaagcatctaggagaggtggctgtggagtttttgaccagcttgttcaatagaattctagtgcgagagaagatgcctgaggaatggaggaaaagtgtactggtgcccatttttaagaacaaaggtgatgtgcagagctgtggcaactatagaggaataaagttgatgagccacacaatgaagttatgggaaagagtagtggaggctagactcaggacagaagtgagtatttgcgagcaacagtatggtttcatgcctagaaagagtaccacagatgcattatttgccttgaggatgttgatggaaaagtacagagaaggtcagaaggagctacattgtgtctttgtagatctagagaaagcctatgacagagtacccagagaggaactgtggtactgcatgcggaagtctggagtggcagagaagaatgttagaataatacaggacatgtacgagggcagcagaacagcggtgaggtgtgctgtcggtgtgacagaagaatttaaggtggacgtgggactgcatcagggatcagccctgagccccttcctttttgcagtggtgatggataggctgacagatgaggttagactggaatccccgtggaccatgatgtttgcagatgacattgtgatctgcagtgaaagcagggagcagctggaggaacagttagaaagatggaggcatgcactggaaagcagaggaatgaagattagccgaagtaaaacagaatatatgtgcatgaatgagaggggtggtgggggaaaaatgaggctacagggagaagagatggcaaggttagaggactttaaatacttggggtcaaccgtccagagcaatggtgagtgtggtcaggaagtgaagaaacgggtccaagcaggttggaacgggtggaggaaggtgtcaggtgtgttatgtgacagaagagtctctgctctgatgaagggcaaagtttataaaacagtggtgaggccagccatgatgtatggattagagacagtggcactgaagagaaaacaggaagcagagctggaggtggtggaaatgaagatgttgaggttcgctctcggagtgaccaggttggataaaattagaaatgagctaatcagagggacagccaaggttcgatgttttggagacaaagttagagagagcagacttcaatggtttggacacgtccagaggagagagagtgagtatattggtagaaggatgatgaggatggagctgccaggcaagagagctagaggaagaccaaagagaaggttgatggatgtcgtgagggaagacatgatggcagttggtgttcgagaggaggatgcaggagataggctctcatggaaaaggatgacgcgctgtggcgacccctaacgggacaagccgaaaggaaaagaagatttcaggataataataaaaataataatatatacattaaacttacagtggggcaaaaaaagtaatcagccaccaattgtgcaagctctcccacttaaaaagataagacaggcctgtaattttcatcacaggTATACCTCActaatgagagacaaaatgcggaaaaaaaatcttttttaaagaatttattagcaaattatggtggaaaataagtatttgggcACCTACAAACAAGGGAGATTTCTGGCtttcacagacctgtaacttcttctttaagaggctcctctgtcctccactcgtgaCCTCTATTAATGgtacctgtttgaactcgttatcagtataaaagacacttgtccacaacctcagtcacactccaaaatccactatggccaagaccaaagagctgtcaaaggacaccagaaacaaaattgtagccCTGCACCAGGCTGCGAAGACTGAATCttcaataggtaagcagcttggtgtgaagaaagcAACTGTGGGagaattattagaaaatggaagacatacaagaccactgataatctccctcgatctggtgctccacgcaagatctcgcCCAGTGGtatcaaaatgatcacaagaacggtgagcaaaaatcccagaaccacacggtgggacctagtgaatgacctgcataGAGCTggaaccaaagtaacaaaggctaccatcagcaACACACTACGCCGTCAGgaactcaaatcctgcagtgccagacgtgtccccctggtTAAGTCAGTACATGCTCGGGCCCGTCTGAGGTTTGCTGGAGAGCATTTGGAgtatccagaagaggattgggaaaatgtcatatggtcagatgaaaccaaaatagaactttttggtacttgtcgtgtttggaggagaaataatgctgagttgcatccaaagaacaccatacctactgtgaaacatggtggtggaaacatcatgctttggggctgtttttcagcaaagggaccaggacgactgatccgtgtaaaggaaagaatgaatggggccatgtatcgtgagattttgagtgaaaacctccttcaatcaccaagggcattgaagatgaaacgtagctgggtctttcagcatgacaatgatcccaaacacaccgcccaagcaacgaaggagtggcttcgtaagaagcatttcaaggtcatGGAATGGCTGAGCCAGTCTCCAGCTCTCAAGCCCGTAGAAATCTTTgaagggagttgaaagtctgtgttgcccagcgacagccccaaaacatcactgctctacaggagatctgcatggtggaatgggccaaaacaccagcaacagtgtgtgaaaaccttataaaaacttacagaaaacatttgacctctgtcattgccaacaaaggatatataacaaagtattgagatgaacttttgttattgaccaaatacttattttccacattaatttgctgataaattctttaaaaatcagacaatgtgattttctggatttatttatttttttttctcattttatctcATAAGTGAGCTATACCTCGCTCATCTTTTTCAGTGAGAGAACTTggacaattggtggctgactaaatacttttttgccccactgtatattgcacttctcaagacactcaaagacgctttccacTAACCAGATGACAATACGATgttcggtagctgagctcgctgcacgGATGTTCACGAGTCACATCCGAAGCCGAGTGTTcaagagcttgctgagagagagagatattgtAGGTATGTGATAGTTTAACTtaagtttaatttatttttacatgtgtatgtttacaatacgtgacaacaacaacgcatagtgCTTCCGTGAAagtgttgagtgaacgtgaacgtCAAGGATGGATcatctttttaaagaactgattcgaatgattcagtacactcaaaagaactgcagcGCCCATCACTAGGGACCACAAAAGTGATGCTAAACACCCCATGTTCGATTTTAAAAGTATGAACATAGTCTTAGTTTTCACACTAGGTTAGGTTAATTTAAGTTCGGTTACTTGCATGACCATACAAACCGCACAGagggagaaaacaaacaagtttaATTAAAACAGATCAAAACACCCTTTGTCTAACAGTATGCAAAAGAAACAGAAGATTTTATTGGAATAATGATGCGCCTTGAGGGCAAAGATGAAGATCTGTCTTCCTTTGATAGAAAACTGAAGGTGTTTGAGCTTACAGTCAGTGAAATACTGGAAGTCTTCATCTGAGTGGAGGCCTGCCTCTGGAACCTGCTTGGAGTTGATCTTAATGATGAGCTGCTGTCTTCTCCTCTCAACCGAACCACAAAATCACCCGCTGGAATCTCATTAAATGTCACCAGGAAGTTAGAACCTCCTAATGACTGTGGAGTAAAAGACAAGCCACTGTTGTTTAGCTGAAAAATTAATTGAAGTCTGAATCAAAGTAATGGAGATGGGGACTTATACTTAAACATTTAGGAACACTGTGCCGTTATAGCAAATGTAACAATCCCCCCCAAATTTTCAAGTCTCAACAAATTTTCAGAGAAACCAATTTCAGCTTCTAGTCAATTAGTCACAGGAATATCAGGTATTTAGTGTTAATATGTTAGTTGTGGTATATTTTCTTTGTACAGTAGTTAATGAATTAGGTTCTCTGTGATTAGGAAGGTTATCCAACATGCCTGCAAGGTCCCGTTGACTTCTGCTGGTCCTGAGTTGTCATACAACGTGATCTCTGGAATATTTACACTGTCACTCCCTGCCACTGTGACCAAGAGGGTAGCATTACCACCTGAAAGTTTATACATGAGACAAACGTCATTTTTACAATTCCTGAGACATGAACAAAACATAGAAATATAGGTATGAATACCAATAAATATAAGATCTGACTGTGGACACATAAATGATAAGTTTGAGGGCAAAGAGTATGATGTTGAAATTTAAGAGGATATTCAACCTGAAAGAGGACGTCCCTCTTTCAGAAAGAAGTCTGCATGGAGTCCTTCATGGGCCTCCACAAGATTGTAGATGAAGTTAATTGAACTTTGACCTAATATCAACATTGGTCACAATTCACAATGggcaaaacatttattaaacacaatTTACCTACCTTTTTAAGTTCCATTTTACTACTGACCTGTGACCTTTACTGAGTACGTGTCATTGGAGTCTACACTGATTTCCCACATTCCTGTTTCATTGTCATTGTTGAGGGTCAGTCGTCGTAGGTTACCTGCCAAGCTCAGAGATGCCAGAGGGCCACTGGACTCACTAGAGCTCTGAGATACACCTGTAAGAGTAGGAAAGGGATTTTCAATATGTATAGACAGTTTGTTCTTTTAATGGAAGGAAGAAAAACATGGACTAGACATTAATACCTGTGGCACTGGTGAGATTAAATGAGAGCGAGGACGTTCCTGTGATGTAGACCGTAACGTTTCGTAGTGAGCTATCAAAAACAAACGTAAAATTATCAGGCTTTCCGGGATTCATCACGACTTGAAAAACTGTCACCTGAAAAAGACAGAGTACAGGGGTTTTAAACATCCtctactgtttttatttagtttgctCCTCAGATTTTCACTTACCACAGCACTGGATGAGGAATCCTCTATAACACTTGTTGCCAGAGCAAGATCAGACTTGCTGACCTCAATGGCTTGACCTCCAGAAGCCCGTGCAAGGTCACGGTACAGCTGAGCATCTGCTTGATTCAGTGCTCTTTTGCGTCGACTGGTCAAGACATCTGTCAGCATGAAAGTCACCTGATAATACAAGAGCtcagttaaaaaaacacaaagaatgtCAAATTTACACATAGTTTCATCATCTCTGTCCACCAGATTGTCTGAGGGTGGTGGTTTGAGTTATATTCTGAGCATTGTGTAATGTTCTAAACTTTTAGAGTCAGAGATAAATTgagatgaaatttttttttccatatgccATCACATTGGTGTGTCACATTATAAATATTTCTGTCTTTTAACCTATTTGTACACACAATGAAACTTACCAGTATTCCTATCTTTTCCCAAACgatttacatatacagtatacacatctAAATGCAAAGACTAATTAGAGCACGACTTATCTTGATCATTTTAGAAAGGCATGGCAGTGCACACGACATAACACAAGAGAGATTCAGTACCTTGTTTGGAGAAACTATGTTGGTCCTTGTGGTGATGATAATTTTATGGATGCCAAGTTGTCATTGCCTCTCATGTAACTGAAACCGGCTGTGTTTTGATATTTGGGGAGGTAAATGACTCACCTCAGATTTGGTGCTCTCTATAAGGGCAGTGATGGTGCTTTTCAAGGCAGCATCTTTTGCTGGAGCATCAGTGAAGACAAATATCTCAGATAAGGGTGGAGCAGCAGTAAGGGCAAGCTGTCAGCCAAAACAAACTAGTCAAAATGTATCCATTGACTGATGATGTAACACCATTCTGTTTTCTTGAATTCACAATAACAGAGATAATAAAGGCCATTCTAATCCATATCTAGTAAATTAGTGTCAAAAttagaaattgtttttgttgagaAAGGGTTCACTGTGCTGCAAACACCTGCAGGCCAGACAAGCATAGCTCTGGGATGTCACCACCTCCACTGGCAGTCAGCTGGCTGATGCTTTCTTTGAATTTGTCTGCATCGGTCGTCATTAGTAGAGGACCAAAACCtgcaaattgtaaaaaattgtTATACTATTTGTTTACAGTAGGGTGTGTTCACTACAACCTGACACTATTGGCAAGTTGGAAGCAACGTGTTGAATTCTGTGCTAACACTTTGTATGAGTGTGCGCTGACTACCTGGATCATTAAAAGGAACTAATATGTAGGCTGAAGGCTCCTGCTGGGTTCCCCTTTTACTGTCAATGATTTTAAAGGAAACTCTCTTTGCTTCTGCTATGTCATCGCTCATACTGCCTGTTGTGTCAATGACAAAACACAGTACAGAGGACTGGGAGAGGCCCATCAGTCTGTAGGAATTCAAGACACAAACCAGATTTACCACATCTTCATCCTGACCAGTTGTACCTTGGAACCACAAATTGCTCAATCAAAAGGTCTTGCCAAGGTGTACTTGTTGCTTACCGTAGGAAGTTCTGATCTCCTACAGCTGTTCTGATGTCCCCCAGAAGCTCCACAGTAGCATTCTCAGCCAAATCAGCTGCTTCATGATGAAGTGAACCATGGCTGGACCCAATTTTGTCTTTATTGATGCCTCCCACTGGGTCACGCTTGCTCGTTTGGTCAAAAGAGCCCCCATGGCTGCATTTACCTTGgagcacaaagaaaaacattggatTGTGTACCACGCCTGAATGCGGCATTCATTTGGATGATTGCTGATTGCAATGACACGACATGAATGATTTCACCGTGGTCTGATATAGTTTTGGAGTTTTCTTTATTGGTGCTGTAAATGCTGAGGTTCCCTAGAGTTATTCAAACACATTAGAGGGACATTTATCCATGCAAAGCAATAAGTAAAACTGAAgttcattaattcattaattttccgtaccgcttatcctcactagggtcacgggcgtcctggagcctatcccagctatctttggccgaggggcagggtacaccctgaactggtcgccagccaatcatagggcacatataaacaaacaaccattcacattcacttacacacctacgggcaatttagagtcttcaattaacctaccatgcatgtttttgggatgtgggaggaaaccggagtaccctgagaaaacccacgcaggcacggggagaacatacaaactccacataggcgaggccgaatttgaacccgtgtcctcagaactgtgaggcagatgtgctaaccagttgcacaccgtgccgcccaaaactGTTAATagataaaattattatttcttccATTTGTACGATACATCAGAcctattttttttagctgaatATTTAGAACATTCCCAATGGTTAAAACTCAATTTGACCTGTTTCATCATTTTGGGAATTTACTTTGCAAGAAATCCCATGGTGCATTGTGTTATGTTCCAAAgccagctatccatccatccatccattatctgtactgctttatcctcactagggttgtgggtgtgctggaccctatcccagctatcttcgggcgagaggcggggtacaccttgaactggttgccagccaatcgcatggcacatataaacaaacaacgattcgcgcagacattcacacctaagggcaatttagagtcttcacatcaagctaccatgcatgcttttgagtgcccggagaaaacccacgcaggcaaggggagaacatgcaaactccacacaggtagggaTTTGATCCCCAGTCGTaggaactgtgaggaagattgTCTCAAAGGAATTGTCTCTCAAATCGTCATATCATTCATACGACAAACATCCAGGCAAAAGTTACCATCTGGCTTTTCTGACGATATGAGGTTGAAGTAGCCAGAAGTAAGAAGCCCTTGCTGCAGTACGTCAGGCAAAAGGTTGTCATCGCAGTTGTCTCCTGTACAGTTTCTACAGGTTGAAATATTTGGTCCTACAAGCAAATTGGGTCAGAAAAATAATATCATAATAGTGTACAATAACCAATGTTTAAAAGACAAGGTTTCAAACCAATTTGGGAGGACAATGTATCTTGTTATATGGTACTGTAGATTTGTCTTGGGCTAAAGATTCCCAATACAATGATACAATGAAGTCTATGTATTTACCTTGTGTGCTTAAGAATCTCCACTTGTGAGTCCTCTGTGACACACAAAAGGTATGTGCTGACATTTTGATGCCCCAAGTATGCCATAGGCCTCATTGTATCAGGactggtttaaaaacaaactattcTGGGGTAGTCTTATATCACCTCACAAGTGACATAAGGTGACAAGGTGCCTTTTGTGGTGTTTCACTGAAGCATACACCGACATTCAGACAAAGCAGTAGTTGCTATGGAAAGCATACCTTGGAAATGTAAACAACAGCATCCTACCTGCCAGATTCTTAATAGTTTTGTCAGGTTTGATCAGGGCATTGTAAGGAGCTATGTTCCCCAACTCCACCCAGTTACTGTGGCTGTAGAAGTCCTGCAAGTATCCAGCATCAGTTATGCATGCCATATGGGGCTCATGGGTTGCATCACACCTCCAAAACTACACTAGTCTTTCAACTCACTTGCAGAGTGTGGCATACTCGTCCAAGAGTCCAGCGCCCTGCGATGAAGTTCTCCAGTTTCACACTTGCCTTCACAGCAGACACACCTGCACACACAGTACATCAGTGAGACAGTGTGGAAAATAAATCAGGCTAGAaaagaaaacatacacattATCGACGGGACCACACAACCCCATTAGACTACCAAACT containing:
- the LOC133476225 gene encoding von Willebrand factor A domain-containing protein 7-like; protein product: MSSKCLLLVSVVLALTGLTQSFQPLFASDGNSTSHREITQRAVLRKTAEVCRDIAGAEGRDFSLTIDDSLTADRVQEACSVSDNSTSLLSSVLFHTSIANMYFSNANVDLASALSDEHHFDGEMFQKGRDLITKGVSAVKASVKLENFIAGRWTLGRVCHTLQDFYSHSNWVELGNIAPYNALIKPDKTIKNLAGPNISTCRNCTGDNCDDNLLPDVLQQGLLTSGYFNLISSEKPDGKCSHGGSFDQTSKRDPVGGINKDKIGSSHGSLHHEAADLAENATVELLGDIRTAVGDQNFLRLMGLSQSSVLCFVIDTTGSMSDDIAEAKRVSFKIIDSKRGTQQEPSAYILVPFNDPGFGPLLMTTDADKFKESISQLTASGGGDIPELCLSGLQLALTAAPPLSEIFVFTDAPAKDAALKSTITALIESTKSEVTFMLTDVLTSRRKRALNQADAQLYRDLARASGGQAIEVSKSDLALATSVIEDSSSSAVVTVFQVVMNPGKPDNFTFVFDSSLRNVTVYITGTSSLSFNLTSATGVSQSSSESSGPLASLSLAGNLRRLTLNNDNETGMWEISVDSNDTYSVKVTGQSSINFIYNLVEAHEGLHADFFLKEGRPLSGGNATLLVTVAGSDSVNIPEITLYDNSGPAEVNGTLQSLGGSNFLVTFNEIPAGDFVVRLRGEDSSSSLRSTPSRFQRQASTQMKTSSISLTAQANSTNIEPGSTVVIPFTVTTTTSGVINETATGTFRVRATNDRSFDSTSPSSVTIETDGGGRANGTVTLTAPDTAASGTDVTLTIEADDAATTDINYVVLRFSVAAEVTDVNGPVCQEVSTSTNCSSSSLCYSSQWQFVANVTDGVNGTGIERVTIREGNGTLNTTTVVGSGGENITVASYQASCCADKVELSVVDKVGNVGICVGQVRQSTTVAPVTAANVTTYTTSTGGHTLSSTLCVWITVVALPLWK